From a single Sebastes umbrosus isolate fSebUmb1 chromosome 17, fSebUmb1.pri, whole genome shotgun sequence genomic region:
- the jakmip2 gene encoding janus kinase and microtubule-interacting protein 2 isoform X3: MAKKGRTKSEKPEALISALQAANEDLRSKLTDIQIELHQEKCKVSKLERDKLQEVKRVKEQEQHRHTAMLTEQRAKWHEEKQKELQALRENLTRQHEQELARHAKIKDQENQRLKAALSAMRDGSGEKVRTALTLEAKEDARRFFDQERVKLLQEILELKSTKKQTDEALSNMIQSDKSKAGDLRVEHQQHQEQISKIKWDSEKDIRRLVDEIKSKDRTIFALEKDLESTAGFLQRLQLQKDALDEQLFLVKEAECGLGSPKREIPGRAGDGAEHCGSPDLRRNQRRLAELNSTIRKLEDRNSLLVDERNELLKRVRESEKQCKPMLDKNKLLSKRNDDLTQTIQKLEEKLKHLVKENHEMKEKMSSHAPLKKLKSLNDLDQAHDDQEIAFLKLQVLEQQSMIDELTRDREKLLRKKRHKRSSRPIKRHIVVDTFFGYDEESMDSETSSVASFRMDRTPATPDEDLEEGLANEESELRFRQLTREYQALQRAYALLQEQKGGILDAEMEARAQEHIQADLLRYKAKIEDLEKELNMKGQDSKWVEEKQLFFRRNQELLDKVEKLDSENSRLQQELQDSKDQNELLEFRILELEERERKSPPFNHLRMHPFSEGVSALQIYCMKEGVKDVCIPDLIKLLDILGDNGNLRNEEQVAIIQASTVLSLAEKWIQQIEGTEAALHQKMMDLEIEMEMFCKQKGYLEEELDYRKQALDQAYMQIQELEATLYNALQQDKVIKYGEPLDELQKDELRTAVEKLRRQMLRKSREYDCQILQERMELLHQAHKRIRDLEDKTEIQRRQIKDLEEKVGHVSCLFILWP, from the exons ATGGCCAAGAAAGGGCGTACGAAGAGCGAGAAGCCCGAAGCGCTCATCTCTGCCCTACAGGCAGCCAATGAAGATCTCAGGTCCAAGCTGACTGACATTCAGATAGAGCTACATCAAGAAAAATGCAAG GTGAGCAAACTGGAGCGCGACAAGCTCCAGGAGGTGAAGCGGGTGAAAGAGCAGGAGCAGCACCGTCACACTGCCATGTTGACCGAGCAGCGGGCCAAGTGGCACGAGGAAAAGCAGAAGGAGCTCCAAGCTCTGAGGGAAAACCTGACGCGACAGCATGAGCAGGAGCTGGCCCGCCACGCCAAAATCAAAGACCAGGAGAACCAGAGGCTCAAAGCCGCGCTGAGCGCAATGCGCGACGGCAGCGGAGAGAAG GTGCGCACAGCGCTGACCCTGGAAGCGAAGGAGGATGCACGCCGATTCTTTGACCAGGAGAGAGTGAAGCTCCTGCAGGAGATACTGGAGCTGAAGTCCACTAAGAAGCAGACCGACGAGGCTCTCAGCAACATGATCCAGTCCGACAAGAGTAAGGCTGGCGACCTGCGGGTGgagcaccagcagcaccaggaGCAGATCTCCAAGATCAAGTGGGACTCTGAGAAGGACATCCGCAGACTG GTGGATGAAATCAAATCTAAAGACCGCACCATCTTTGCCCTGGAGAAGGACCTGGAGTCAACGGCGGGTTTCTTACAGAGGCTGCAGCTCCAGAAGGACGCCCTGGACGAACAGCTGTTCCTCGTCAAGGAGGCGGAGTGCGGCCTGGGGAGCCCGAAAAGAGAGATTCCAGGCAGAGCTGGAGATGGAGCCGAGCACTGTGGTAGCCCA gacTTGAGGAGAAACCAGAGGCGCCTCGCTGAACTCAACTCGACTATACGCAAATTAGAAGACCGCAACTCACTGCTGGTCGATGAGAGGAATGAACTG CTGAAGCGAGTTCGAGAGTCAGAGAAGCAGTGTAAGCCAATGCTGGACAAGAACAAGCTGCTGAGCAAGAGGAATGATGATTTGACTCAGACGATCCAGAAGCTGGAGGAGAAACTCAAGCACCTGGTCAAGGAGAACCATGAGATG aaGGAGAAGATGAGCTCCCATGCTCCACTGAAGAAACTCAAGTCTCTGAATGACCTGGACCAAGCACATGATGACCAGGAAATAGCCTTTCTCAAGCTTCAAGTCCTGGAGCAGCAAAGCATGATTGATGAGTTGACAAGG GACCGAGAAAAACTACTAAGAAAGAAAAGGCATAAAAGAAGTTCCAGGCCAATAAAG AGGCACATCGTAGTAGACACCTTCTTTGGGTACGATGAAGAGTCTATGGACTCGGAGACGTCTTCAGTGGCTTCGTTCCGGATGGACAGAACTCCTGCTACTCCTGATGAAGACCTGGAGGAG GGTCTAGCCAACGAGGAGTCGGAGCTGCGTTTCCGTCAGCTGACCAGGGAGTATCAGGCCTTACAGCGAGCCTATGCCCTGCTGCAGGAACAGAAAGGAGGCATTCTGGACGCTGAGATGGAAGCCAGG GCTCAGGAGCATATCCAAGCTGACCTTCTCAGGTATAAAGCCAAAATAGAGGACTTGGAGAAGGAGCTGAACATGAAGGGACAG GACTCCAAATGGGTGGAGGAGAAGCAGCTCTTCTTTCGAAGGAATCAGGAGCTATTAGATAAG GTGGAGAAGCTGGATTCAGAGAACAGCCGGCTGCAGCAGGAACTACAAGACTCCAAAGATCAGAATGAGCTGTTAGAGTTTAGGATACTGGAGCTAGAG GAGCGTGAGAGGAAGTCCCCTCCGTTCAACCACCTGAGGATGCATCCCTTCTCTGAGGGAGTCAGTGCACTGCAGATCTACTGTATGAAGGAGGGGGTCAAG GACGTGTGCATACCAGATCTCATCAAACTTCTGGATATCCTGGGAGACAACGGG AACTTAAGAAATGAAGAGCAAGTGGCCATCATTCAGGCCAGCACTGTTTTGTCACTAGCAGAAAAG tggatTCAACAGATCGAGGGGACGGAGGCAGCGCTGCACCAGAAGATGATGGACCTGGAGATAGAGATG GAGATGTTCTGTAAACAGAAAGGATATCTAGAAGAGGAGCTGGACTATAGAAAACAGGCCCTGGACCAGGCCTACATG CAAATCCAAGAGTTGGAAGCAACGTTATACAACGCCCTGCAGCAGGACAAG gTGATAAAGTACGGCGAGCCTCTGGATGAGCTTCAGAAGGACGAGCTGCGGACGGCGGTGGAGAAGCTGAGGAGGCAGATGCTGAGGAAGAGTCGAGAGTACGACTGCCAGATCCTccaggagaggatggagctgCTGCACCAGGCGCACAAG AGAATTCGCGACCTTGAAGACAAGACGGAAATCCAGAGGAGGCAGATTAAAGACCTGGAGGAGAAGGTAGGCCATGTTTCATGTct CTTTATCCTTTGGCCTTGA
- the jakmip2 gene encoding janus kinase and microtubule-interacting protein 2 isoform X2 translates to MAKKGRTKSEKPEALISALQAANEDLRSKLTDIQIELHQEKCKVSKLERDKLQEVKRVKEQEQHRHTAMLTEQRAKWHEEKQKELQALRENLTRQHEQELARHAKIKDQENQRLKAALSAMRDGSGEKVRTALTLEAKEDARRFFDQERVKLLQEILELKSTKKQTDEALSNMIQSDKSKAGDLRVEHQQHQEQISKIKWDSEKDIRRLVDEIKSKDRTIFALEKDLESTAGFLQRLQLQKDALDEQLFLVKEAECGLGSPKREIPGRAGDGAEHCGSPDLRRNQRRLAELNSTIRKLEDRNSLLVDERNELLKRVRESEKQCKPMLDKNKLLSKRNDDLTQTIQKLEEKLKHLVKENHEMKEKMSSHAPLKKLKSLNDLDQAHDDQEIAFLKLQVLEQQSMIDELTRDREKLLRKKRHKRSSRPIKRHIVVDTFFGYDEESMDSETSSVASFRMDRTPATPDEDLEEGLANEESELRFRQLTREYQALQRAYALLQEQKGGILDAEMEARAQEHIQADLLRYKAKIEDLEKELNMKGQDSKWVEEKQLFFRRNQELLDKVEKLDSENSRLQQELQDSKDQNELLEFRILELEERERKSPPFNHLRMHPFSEGVSALQIYCMKEGVKDVCIPDLIKLLDILGDNGNLRNEEQVAIIQASTVLSLAEKWIQQIEGTEAALHQKMMDLEIEMEMFCKQKGYLEEELDYRKQALDQAYMQIQELEATLYNALQQDKVIKYGEPLDELQKDELRTAVEKLRRQMLRKSREYDCQILQERMELLHQAHKRIRDLEDKTEIQRRQIKDLEEKFLFLFLFFSLAFILWP, encoded by the exons ATGGCCAAGAAAGGGCGTACGAAGAGCGAGAAGCCCGAAGCGCTCATCTCTGCCCTACAGGCAGCCAATGAAGATCTCAGGTCCAAGCTGACTGACATTCAGATAGAGCTACATCAAGAAAAATGCAAG GTGAGCAAACTGGAGCGCGACAAGCTCCAGGAGGTGAAGCGGGTGAAAGAGCAGGAGCAGCACCGTCACACTGCCATGTTGACCGAGCAGCGGGCCAAGTGGCACGAGGAAAAGCAGAAGGAGCTCCAAGCTCTGAGGGAAAACCTGACGCGACAGCATGAGCAGGAGCTGGCCCGCCACGCCAAAATCAAAGACCAGGAGAACCAGAGGCTCAAAGCCGCGCTGAGCGCAATGCGCGACGGCAGCGGAGAGAAG GTGCGCACAGCGCTGACCCTGGAAGCGAAGGAGGATGCACGCCGATTCTTTGACCAGGAGAGAGTGAAGCTCCTGCAGGAGATACTGGAGCTGAAGTCCACTAAGAAGCAGACCGACGAGGCTCTCAGCAACATGATCCAGTCCGACAAGAGTAAGGCTGGCGACCTGCGGGTGgagcaccagcagcaccaggaGCAGATCTCCAAGATCAAGTGGGACTCTGAGAAGGACATCCGCAGACTG GTGGATGAAATCAAATCTAAAGACCGCACCATCTTTGCCCTGGAGAAGGACCTGGAGTCAACGGCGGGTTTCTTACAGAGGCTGCAGCTCCAGAAGGACGCCCTGGACGAACAGCTGTTCCTCGTCAAGGAGGCGGAGTGCGGCCTGGGGAGCCCGAAAAGAGAGATTCCAGGCAGAGCTGGAGATGGAGCCGAGCACTGTGGTAGCCCA gacTTGAGGAGAAACCAGAGGCGCCTCGCTGAACTCAACTCGACTATACGCAAATTAGAAGACCGCAACTCACTGCTGGTCGATGAGAGGAATGAACTG CTGAAGCGAGTTCGAGAGTCAGAGAAGCAGTGTAAGCCAATGCTGGACAAGAACAAGCTGCTGAGCAAGAGGAATGATGATTTGACTCAGACGATCCAGAAGCTGGAGGAGAAACTCAAGCACCTGGTCAAGGAGAACCATGAGATG aaGGAGAAGATGAGCTCCCATGCTCCACTGAAGAAACTCAAGTCTCTGAATGACCTGGACCAAGCACATGATGACCAGGAAATAGCCTTTCTCAAGCTTCAAGTCCTGGAGCAGCAAAGCATGATTGATGAGTTGACAAGG GACCGAGAAAAACTACTAAGAAAGAAAAGGCATAAAAGAAGTTCCAGGCCAATAAAG AGGCACATCGTAGTAGACACCTTCTTTGGGTACGATGAAGAGTCTATGGACTCGGAGACGTCTTCAGTGGCTTCGTTCCGGATGGACAGAACTCCTGCTACTCCTGATGAAGACCTGGAGGAG GGTCTAGCCAACGAGGAGTCGGAGCTGCGTTTCCGTCAGCTGACCAGGGAGTATCAGGCCTTACAGCGAGCCTATGCCCTGCTGCAGGAACAGAAAGGAGGCATTCTGGACGCTGAGATGGAAGCCAGG GCTCAGGAGCATATCCAAGCTGACCTTCTCAGGTATAAAGCCAAAATAGAGGACTTGGAGAAGGAGCTGAACATGAAGGGACAG GACTCCAAATGGGTGGAGGAGAAGCAGCTCTTCTTTCGAAGGAATCAGGAGCTATTAGATAAG GTGGAGAAGCTGGATTCAGAGAACAGCCGGCTGCAGCAGGAACTACAAGACTCCAAAGATCAGAATGAGCTGTTAGAGTTTAGGATACTGGAGCTAGAG GAGCGTGAGAGGAAGTCCCCTCCGTTCAACCACCTGAGGATGCATCCCTTCTCTGAGGGAGTCAGTGCACTGCAGATCTACTGTATGAAGGAGGGGGTCAAG GACGTGTGCATACCAGATCTCATCAAACTTCTGGATATCCTGGGAGACAACGGG AACTTAAGAAATGAAGAGCAAGTGGCCATCATTCAGGCCAGCACTGTTTTGTCACTAGCAGAAAAG tggatTCAACAGATCGAGGGGACGGAGGCAGCGCTGCACCAGAAGATGATGGACCTGGAGATAGAGATG GAGATGTTCTGTAAACAGAAAGGATATCTAGAAGAGGAGCTGGACTATAGAAAACAGGCCCTGGACCAGGCCTACATG CAAATCCAAGAGTTGGAAGCAACGTTATACAACGCCCTGCAGCAGGACAAG gTGATAAAGTACGGCGAGCCTCTGGATGAGCTTCAGAAGGACGAGCTGCGGACGGCGGTGGAGAAGCTGAGGAGGCAGATGCTGAGGAAGAGTCGAGAGTACGACTGCCAGATCCTccaggagaggatggagctgCTGCACCAGGCGCACAAG AGAATTCGCGACCTTGAAGACAAGACGGAAATCCAGAGGAGGCAGATTAAAGACCTGGAGGAGAAG tttttgtttctgttcttgTTCTTTTCTCTTGCCTTTATCCTTTGGCCTTGA
- the jakmip2 gene encoding janus kinase and microtubule-interacting protein 2 isoform X1, with protein sequence MAKKGRTKSEKPEALISALQAANEDLRSKLTDIQIELHQEKCKVSKLERDKLQEVKRVKEQEQHRHTAMLTEQRAKWHEEKQKELQALRENLTRQHEQELARHAKIKDQENQRLKAALSAMRDGSGEKVRTALTLEAKEDARRFFDQERVKLLQEILELKSTKKQTDEALSNMIQSDKSKAGDLRVEHQQHQEQISKIKWDSEKDIRRLVDEIKSKDRTIFALEKDLESTAGFLQRLQLQKDALDEQLFLVKEAECGLGSPKREIPGRAGDGAEHCGSPDLRRNQRRLAELNSTIRKLEDRNSLLVDERNELLKRVRESEKQCKPMLDKNKLLSKRNDDLTQTIQKLEEKLKHLVKENHEMKEKMSSHAPLKKLKSLNDLDQAHDDQEIAFLKLQVLEQQSMIDELTRDREKLLRKKRHKRSSRPIKRHIVVDTFFGYDEESMDSETSSVASFRMDRTPATPDEDLEEGLANEESELRFRQLTREYQALQRAYALLQEQKGGILDAEMEARAQEHIQADLLRYKAKIEDLEKELNMKGQDSKWVEEKQLFFRRNQELLDKVEKLDSENSRLQQELQDSKDQNELLEFRILELEERERKSPPFNHLRMHPFSEGVSALQIYCMKEGVKDVCIPDLIKLLDILGDNGNLRNEEQVAIIQASTVLSLAEKWIQQIEGTEAALHQKMMDLEIEMEMFCKQKGYLEEELDYRKQALDQAYMQIQELEATLYNALQQDKVIKYGEPLDELQKDELRTAVEKLRRQMLRKSREYDCQILQERMELLHQAHKRIRDLEDKTEIQRRQIKDLEEKVVCQLGDLVCDCSVIYFLDKCGTMCVTVAASVITSVTAVSIGGCIVRWPWTFTLQILIFRGFLF encoded by the exons ATGGCCAAGAAAGGGCGTACGAAGAGCGAGAAGCCCGAAGCGCTCATCTCTGCCCTACAGGCAGCCAATGAAGATCTCAGGTCCAAGCTGACTGACATTCAGATAGAGCTACATCAAGAAAAATGCAAG GTGAGCAAACTGGAGCGCGACAAGCTCCAGGAGGTGAAGCGGGTGAAAGAGCAGGAGCAGCACCGTCACACTGCCATGTTGACCGAGCAGCGGGCCAAGTGGCACGAGGAAAAGCAGAAGGAGCTCCAAGCTCTGAGGGAAAACCTGACGCGACAGCATGAGCAGGAGCTGGCCCGCCACGCCAAAATCAAAGACCAGGAGAACCAGAGGCTCAAAGCCGCGCTGAGCGCAATGCGCGACGGCAGCGGAGAGAAG GTGCGCACAGCGCTGACCCTGGAAGCGAAGGAGGATGCACGCCGATTCTTTGACCAGGAGAGAGTGAAGCTCCTGCAGGAGATACTGGAGCTGAAGTCCACTAAGAAGCAGACCGACGAGGCTCTCAGCAACATGATCCAGTCCGACAAGAGTAAGGCTGGCGACCTGCGGGTGgagcaccagcagcaccaggaGCAGATCTCCAAGATCAAGTGGGACTCTGAGAAGGACATCCGCAGACTG GTGGATGAAATCAAATCTAAAGACCGCACCATCTTTGCCCTGGAGAAGGACCTGGAGTCAACGGCGGGTTTCTTACAGAGGCTGCAGCTCCAGAAGGACGCCCTGGACGAACAGCTGTTCCTCGTCAAGGAGGCGGAGTGCGGCCTGGGGAGCCCGAAAAGAGAGATTCCAGGCAGAGCTGGAGATGGAGCCGAGCACTGTGGTAGCCCA gacTTGAGGAGAAACCAGAGGCGCCTCGCTGAACTCAACTCGACTATACGCAAATTAGAAGACCGCAACTCACTGCTGGTCGATGAGAGGAATGAACTG CTGAAGCGAGTTCGAGAGTCAGAGAAGCAGTGTAAGCCAATGCTGGACAAGAACAAGCTGCTGAGCAAGAGGAATGATGATTTGACTCAGACGATCCAGAAGCTGGAGGAGAAACTCAAGCACCTGGTCAAGGAGAACCATGAGATG aaGGAGAAGATGAGCTCCCATGCTCCACTGAAGAAACTCAAGTCTCTGAATGACCTGGACCAAGCACATGATGACCAGGAAATAGCCTTTCTCAAGCTTCAAGTCCTGGAGCAGCAAAGCATGATTGATGAGTTGACAAGG GACCGAGAAAAACTACTAAGAAAGAAAAGGCATAAAAGAAGTTCCAGGCCAATAAAG AGGCACATCGTAGTAGACACCTTCTTTGGGTACGATGAAGAGTCTATGGACTCGGAGACGTCTTCAGTGGCTTCGTTCCGGATGGACAGAACTCCTGCTACTCCTGATGAAGACCTGGAGGAG GGTCTAGCCAACGAGGAGTCGGAGCTGCGTTTCCGTCAGCTGACCAGGGAGTATCAGGCCTTACAGCGAGCCTATGCCCTGCTGCAGGAACAGAAAGGAGGCATTCTGGACGCTGAGATGGAAGCCAGG GCTCAGGAGCATATCCAAGCTGACCTTCTCAGGTATAAAGCCAAAATAGAGGACTTGGAGAAGGAGCTGAACATGAAGGGACAG GACTCCAAATGGGTGGAGGAGAAGCAGCTCTTCTTTCGAAGGAATCAGGAGCTATTAGATAAG GTGGAGAAGCTGGATTCAGAGAACAGCCGGCTGCAGCAGGAACTACAAGACTCCAAAGATCAGAATGAGCTGTTAGAGTTTAGGATACTGGAGCTAGAG GAGCGTGAGAGGAAGTCCCCTCCGTTCAACCACCTGAGGATGCATCCCTTCTCTGAGGGAGTCAGTGCACTGCAGATCTACTGTATGAAGGAGGGGGTCAAG GACGTGTGCATACCAGATCTCATCAAACTTCTGGATATCCTGGGAGACAACGGG AACTTAAGAAATGAAGAGCAAGTGGCCATCATTCAGGCCAGCACTGTTTTGTCACTAGCAGAAAAG tggatTCAACAGATCGAGGGGACGGAGGCAGCGCTGCACCAGAAGATGATGGACCTGGAGATAGAGATG GAGATGTTCTGTAAACAGAAAGGATATCTAGAAGAGGAGCTGGACTATAGAAAACAGGCCCTGGACCAGGCCTACATG CAAATCCAAGAGTTGGAAGCAACGTTATACAACGCCCTGCAGCAGGACAAG gTGATAAAGTACGGCGAGCCTCTGGATGAGCTTCAGAAGGACGAGCTGCGGACGGCGGTGGAGAAGCTGAGGAGGCAGATGCTGAGGAAGAGTCGAGAGTACGACTGCCAGATCCTccaggagaggatggagctgCTGCACCAGGCGCACAAG AGAATTCGCGACCTTGAAGACAAGACGGAAATCCAGAGGAGGCAGATTAAAGACCTGGAGGAGAAG gtgGTGTGTCAGCTTGGAGATCTTGTTTGTGACTgcagtgttatttattttctggaCAAGTGTGGAACAATGTGCGTAACAGTGGCTGCTAGCGTCATAACATCAGTGACTGCTGTCAGTATAGGTGGATGTATCGTGCGTTGGCCATGGACGTTCACACTTCAGATTTTAATCTTTCGgggttttttattttga